In one window of Ignatzschineria indica DNA:
- a CDS encoding neutral zinc metallopeptidase, with amino-acid sequence MRWENERKSQNIEDRRGQRRGRTPMRGGMGLPLKGKSGLAILAVVIAAGYFGFDLTPLLQGEMPAMEQSSQQGSQASYQASPAEQRMADFTAVALAKTEDLWRARFKEQGMRYREPTLVIYSGSTSTACGYGQAAMGPFYCPADEKVYLDLSFYNDMKRSLGGGGDFAQGYVVAHEVGHHVQNLLGISTAVRQEQARVSKVEANRLSVKMELQADCFAGIWGRSVQEQNLLEVGDVEKAMKTAAAIGDDRLQKQANGVVVPDSFTHGTSKERQEWFMRGFNSGDIKACNTFEN; translated from the coding sequence ATGCGTTGGGAAAATGAGCGGAAAAGTCAAAATATTGAAGATCGTCGTGGTCAAAGACGAGGAAGAACACCGATGCGAGGCGGCATGGGATTGCCCCTTAAAGGGAAATCGGGTTTAGCAATTTTAGCTGTTGTGATTGCTGCGGGTTATTTTGGTTTTGATTTAACACCACTACTACAAGGCGAAATGCCGGCAATGGAGCAGAGTAGTCAGCAAGGATCCCAGGCTTCCTATCAAGCATCTCCTGCAGAGCAGAGAATGGCAGACTTTACAGCGGTTGCTCTCGCTAAGACAGAAGATCTCTGGAGAGCTCGTTTTAAGGAGCAGGGAATGCGTTATCGTGAGCCGACCTTAGTGATCTATAGTGGCAGCACAAGTACAGCTTGTGGTTATGGACAAGCGGCGATGGGGCCTTTTTACTGTCCTGCCGATGAGAAAGTCTATCTCGATCTGAGCTTCTATAATGATATGAAGCGCAGTTTAGGGGGCGGTGGTGATTTTGCTCAAGGATATGTGGTTGCCCATGAAGTGGGGCATCATGTACAAAATCTTTTGGGAATTTCAACCGCCGTTCGCCAAGAACAAGCGCGGGTAAGTAAGGTTGAGGCGAATCGCTTATCGGTGAAGATGGAGTTACAAGCAGATTGCTTTGCCGGCATCTGGGGACGATCGGTACAAGAGCAAAATCTCCTAGAGGTTGGCGATGTTGAAAAAGCGATGAAAACGGCAGCGGCGATTGGCGATGATCGATTACAGAAGCAGGCAAATGGCGTCGTTGTTCCCGACAGCTTTACGCATGGGACCTCTAAAGAGCGTCAGGAGTGGTTTATGCGAGGTTTTAATAGTGGTGATATCAAAGCTTGTAATACTTTTGAGAATTGA
- a CDS encoding LysR family transcriptional regulator produces the protein MNTIHSLPQTDDLYLFLVVVKNRSFLNAADELGCSRSHISKRIKALENLLGYKLLYRTNRNCELTAQGEKVHLWAQEILLKVQKMNEDLSENSHNPQGHLTITSSLGFGRRYVAPLLSRFVTQYPKVTIRFDTIDKMQDLVAQHVDLDIHIGNEIAPNLIAKKLANNRRILCASPHYLQKFGEPKRLEELLDHRCLIIQERDTPYALWKLNSLKGEQQIKISGQLSSNNGELIHQWALEGQGIMLRSLWDIQEEIAQGELIHILDNYWQDADIWAIYPTRLNNSAKLKSCVQFLEKEIPKALGQV, from the coding sequence ATGAATACTATTCACTCGCTTCCTCAAACGGATGATCTCTATCTATTTCTAGTAGTAGTAAAAAATAGAAGCTTTCTCAACGCCGCTGATGAACTTGGTTGCTCAAGATCCCATATTTCAAAGAGAATTAAGGCACTAGAGAATCTTTTAGGCTATAAGCTACTCTATCGAACAAATCGCAATTGTGAGCTTACTGCACAAGGAGAGAAGGTCCATCTCTGGGCTCAAGAGATTCTCCTAAAGGTGCAAAAAATGAATGAGGATCTCTCCGAAAATAGCCACAATCCACAAGGGCATCTTACAATCACAAGCAGTTTAGGATTTGGCAGGCGCTATGTCGCCCCTCTTTTATCTCGATTTGTGACTCAATATCCCAAAGTGACAATTCGCTTTGATACTATCGATAAAATGCAGGATCTTGTCGCACAACATGTTGATTTAGATATCCATATCGGTAATGAGATTGCCCCGAATCTTATTGCTAAAAAATTAGCAAATAATCGTAGAATTTTATGTGCTTCCCCCCATTACCTTCAAAAATTTGGTGAGCCAAAGAGATTAGAAGAGTTGTTAGATCATCGCTGTTTAATTATTCAAGAGAGGGATACTCCCTATGCGCTCTGGAAATTAAACTCTTTAAAAGGGGAACAACAAATTAAAATTTCAGGACAGCTCTCTTCCAATAATGGGGAATTGATTCATCAATGGGCGCTAGAAGGCCAAGGGATAATGCTTCGATCTTTATGGGATATTCAAGAAGAGATCGCCCAAGGAGAATTGATACATATTCTTGATAATTACTGGCAAGATGCAGATATCTGGGCAATTTACCCGACGCGCCTTAATAACTCGGCTAAGTTGAAAAGTTGTGTGCAGTTTTTAGAAAAAGAGATTCCCAAAGCACTCGGACAAGTGTAA
- a CDS encoding YadA-like family protein, with the protein MIILSNYGEMAYAKSVLHGEGAVTEEISILMQDKLRDLEGCYEEYEEEYGSFSFLLNAPKLVSLFRENSSVQTSYSLLLEAQLESDTDPIVIGKDVIVEANETIVFGSHSEADQVGAVAIGFDTKADGLAAVAQGHHAEALGNATIAIGQYSQTLQDEAIAIGGNTVAQGESSISIGHGAQSNEHYAVAFGSKAIADGNVSVAIGADSHAVGGSSLSIGSQSYSGSYGATAIGTEAKAKEIFSTAIGFQALAEKSGSMALGINAQALEEESIAIGNESIVENRNEVSFGNEKLKRKLVNIEKGRVEKDSTDAVNGSQLFETDEKVAQIDQRVTNHESTINNLGDRVIQHDNHITSLEKQVTQNSGDILQIGDQITTITHQTGKRLAGIEEAFGAGAEFNEAGELKQPNYSVALALPEGQEIKDGVEAGFQYVGKTLNDHDRRINENVTNIKNITQGTAGIVKLDNNKIVIDNQLAKGAMIFDFSDQDQGGKSVARKLTGVAIGEVSETSSDAINGSQLHVTNQQITELDQSIKNHESTINNLGDRVTNHESTINNLGDRVIQHDNHITNLEKQVTQNSGDILQIGDQITTITHQTGKRLAGIEEAFGAGAEFNEAGELKQPNYSAALALPEGQEIKDGVEAGFQYVGKTLNDHDRRINENATNIKNITQGTAGIVKLDNNKIVIDNLLAKGAMIFDFSNSGQNRVLTGIARGKISQNSTDAVNGSQLFEMDQKIEKITNLNHQSLEGVADAFGGSAYVKEGMLEGVDFTNSLKADKPITNVNDGFGYVADRLDDHDKRLDKHDTTLENHENRITHLEDNITNIAEGKSGLVQLSEDQKTLVVDNDLGKNADTFDISNSNDERTLTGVKHGLVAENSKDAINGGQLYASNQSIAEMFGGGATIDKEGYILTPEYRLGDDHIFNNVGDSLSYLNSKIQEHGIFSLDREKNQIIIAENGEINQETVVNMGSHKVVGVANGRIEKGSQEAINGGQLWETQQQVVSNSHQIKHINNTLNHYNNRISNLERTVQQNRKVASAGISSAIAMSSIPYSQSNKHSFGMGVGSYDGEAAVSMGVIFNISPDARFKIQGSYDTQNKAGVGVGFSIDF; encoded by the coding sequence ATGATCATCCTATCAAACTATGGGGAGATGGCTTATGCAAAGAGTGTTCTCCATGGAGAAGGTGCGGTAACGGAGGAGATATCTATCTTGATGCAAGATAAGTTGCGAGATTTAGAGGGATGTTATGAAGAATATGAAGAGGAATATGGTTCATTTTCCTTTTTATTAAATGCGCCAAAACTTGTCTCATTATTTCGAGAAAACTCATCCGTACAGACGTCTTACTCTCTATTATTAGAGGCTCAATTAGAGAGTGATACAGATCCCATTGTGATTGGAAAAGATGTCATTGTAGAGGCTAATGAAACAATTGTCTTTGGTTCTCACTCAGAGGCAGATCAGGTTGGTGCGGTTGCAATAGGGTTTGATACGAAAGCAGATGGTCTTGCGGCCGTCGCACAAGGGCATCATGCAGAAGCATTGGGTAATGCAACTATTGCAATAGGACAATATTCCCAAACTTTACAAGATGAAGCGATTGCGATCGGGGGCAATACGGTTGCTCAGGGAGAGTCCTCAATTAGTATTGGTCATGGTGCTCAGAGTAATGAGCATTATGCCGTTGCTTTCGGTAGTAAGGCTATCGCAGATGGGAATGTTTCGGTAGCAATTGGCGCAGATTCACACGCAGTGGGTGGGAGTAGTTTAAGTATTGGATCACAAAGTTACAGTGGCTCATATGGTGCTACTGCTATTGGGACAGAAGCGAAGGCAAAAGAGATATTTTCGACAGCAATTGGTTTTCAAGCTCTGGCAGAAAAGAGTGGTTCTATGGCTTTGGGCATTAACGCTCAAGCCTTAGAGGAAGAGAGTATCGCAATAGGTAATGAATCGATTGTGGAGAATAGGAATGAGGTCTCTTTTGGTAATGAGAAGTTAAAACGAAAATTGGTTAATATTGAAAAAGGGCGTGTTGAAAAAGATTCGACTGATGCCGTAAATGGCTCTCAGCTTTTTGAGACTGATGAAAAAGTAGCACAGATCGATCAGCGTGTAACAAATCATGAAAGTACTATCAATAATCTTGGAGATCGAGTAATACAGCATGATAATCATATTACAAGTCTAGAGAAACAAGTGACTCAAAATAGTGGGGATATTCTCCAGATCGGTGATCAGATTACAACAATCACCCATCAGACCGGCAAGCGCTTAGCCGGGATTGAGGAAGCCTTTGGTGCCGGCGCAGAGTTTAATGAAGCAGGGGAGCTAAAGCAGCCGAACTACTCAGTCGCATTAGCACTTCCTGAGGGGCAAGAGATTAAAGATGGTGTGGAAGCAGGTTTCCAATATGTCGGAAAAACCTTAAATGATCACGATAGACGGATCAATGAGAATGTAACTAATATCAAAAATATTACCCAAGGAACTGCCGGGATAGTGAAGCTCGATAACAATAAGATTGTGATTGATAATCAGTTAGCAAAAGGGGCGATGATTTTTGATTTCTCAGATCAAGATCAAGGAGGAAAATCTGTTGCTCGTAAGTTAACAGGTGTCGCCATTGGTGAGGTTTCTGAAACTTCAAGCGATGCAATCAATGGGAGCCAATTGCATGTGACTAATCAGCAGATAACAGAACTCGATCAGAGTATAAAAAACCATGAAAGTACTATTAATAACTTGGGCGACCGAGTAACAAATCATGAAAGTACTATCAATAACCTTGGAGATCGAGTAATACAGCATGATAATCATATTACAAATCTAGAGAAACAAGTGACTCAAAATAGTGGGGATATTCTCCAGATCGGAGATCAGATTACAACAATCACCCATCAGACCGGCAAGCGCTTAGCCGGGATTGAAGAAGCCTTTGGTGCCGGCGCAGAGTTTAATGAAGCAGGGGAATTAAAGCAGCCGAACTACTCAGCCGCATTAGCACTTCCTGAGGGGCAAGAGATTAAAGATGGTGTGGAAGCAGGTTTCCAATATGTTGGAAAAACCTTAAATGATCACGATAGACGGATCAATGAGAATGCAACTAATATCAAAAACATTACCCAAGGAACTGCCGGGATAGTGAAGCTCGATAACAATAAGATTGTGATTGATAATCTGTTAGCAAAAGGGGCGATGATTTTTGATTTTTCAAATAGCGGGCAAAATCGTGTTTTAACTGGTATTGCTCGGGGGAAGATATCTCAAAATTCAACTGATGCCGTCAATGGCTCTCAGCTTTTTGAAATGGATCAAAAGATAGAGAAGATCACAAATCTTAATCATCAGAGCCTAGAGGGAGTTGCAGATGCTTTTGGGGGAAGCGCCTATGTTAAGGAGGGGATGTTGGAAGGTGTTGATTTTACCAACTCATTAAAAGCAGATAAACCGATTACTAATGTTAATGATGGTTTTGGTTATGTGGCAGATCGCCTAGATGATCATGATAAACGCCTCGATAAACATGATACAACGTTAGAGAACCATGAAAATCGTATCACTCATCTTGAAGATAACATTACTAATATTGCTGAGGGAAAATCGGGTCTTGTTCAACTTTCTGAAGATCAAAAAACGTTAGTTGTGGATAATGATCTAGGCAAAAATGCAGATACTTTTGATATCTCCAATAGTAATGATGAACGTACTTTAACGGGGGTTAAGCATGGTCTAGTGGCAGAAAACTCTAAAGATGCTATTAATGGTGGACAGCTCTATGCTTCAAATCAGTCAATAGCAGAGATGTTTGGTGGAGGGGCAACAATCGATAAAGAGGGCTATATCTTAACACCTGAATATCGTTTGGGAGATGACCATATCTTTAATAATGTGGGAGATTCATTAAGCTATCTCAATAGTAAGATTCAAGAGCATGGGATCTTTAGTTTAGATCGTGAGAAGAACCAGATCATTATTGCTGAAAATGGGGAAATCAACCAAGAGACCGTAGTTAATATGGGAAGTCATAAGGTTGTGGGTGTTGCTAATGGTCGAATTGAAAAGGGATCCCAAGAGGCTATCAATGGCGGTCAACTTTGGGAGACCCAACAGCAAGTGGTCTCAAATAGTCATCAGATTAAGCATATCAATAATACCTTGAATCATTACAATAATCGGATTTCTAATCTTGAGCGAACGGTTCAACAAAATCGTAAAGTTGCAAGTGCAGGAATCTCTAGCGCAATTGCGATGAGTTCAATTCCTTATAGCCAATCGAATAAACATTCATTTGGCATGGGTGTCGGTTCTTATGATGGAGAAGCCGCAGTTTCAATGGGAGTTATTTTTAATATCTCTCCTGATGCTCGATTTAAGATACAGGGTTCTTATGATACTCAAAATAAGGCGGGCGTTGGTGTTGGTTTCTCTATCGATTTTTAA
- the recG gene encoding ATP-dependent DNA helicase RecG: protein METLKNRPITALKGVGPKMAETLEKLRIKSYLDLLFHLPFRYQDRTRITPIALLQPSQIAIIEGEIFKKEMTHGRRPTLLVWLKDESGVIAVRFFNFYTSMIKRFDALKVLRCYGEVRYGLNRLEMSHPEVLNFADQNVELEERMTPIYSLTAGITQKQMQALINNLLEELQDEHFPAFLEERETNLKDALYFLHKPPTDVNIERLEKKHYPVQEILALEEIVAHQVALKKSRNRFFQERANPIYLDPEALDTFKGSLGFTLTNAQERVVKEIENDIQSHSPMMRLVQGDVGSGKTVVAASALIHAAKAGFQAVFMAPTELLAEQHAINLERWLTPLGIKTALLTGRLTEKQKRERVEEIATGQIDVIIGTHALFQESVSYQALNLVVIDEQHRFGVEQRLMLQKKAPEGFTPHQLMMTATPIPRTLAMTLYADLSSSVIDEYPPNRIPITTSVVSDKARDKVIERVKKQCEEGTQVYWVCTLIEESEQLPAKAAEMAYADLCEKLPNLRIGLIHGRLKSAEKEAVMNAFKAHELDILVATTVIEVGVDVPNASIMVIENAERLGLSQLHQLRGRVGRGSKASFCLLIYSPPLSHMTRERLEIMQLTNDGFEIAEKDFELRGAGDIFGTRQTGEFQFKMADLFEHQHLIEKATAIADNVIKDDQLSQKLIDRWIGESNEFIWS, encoded by the coding sequence GTGGAAACTTTAAAAAACCGACCTATTACAGCACTAAAAGGGGTAGGGCCGAAAATGGCTGAAACATTAGAAAAGTTGAGAATTAAGAGCTATCTTGATCTCCTTTTCCATCTACCATTTCGTTACCAAGATCGAACGCGCATTACACCGATCGCCCTACTCCAGCCTTCACAAATCGCCATTATTGAAGGAGAGATCTTTAAAAAGGAGATGACTCATGGTCGTCGCCCTACTCTTCTTGTTTGGCTTAAAGATGAGAGCGGCGTTATTGCTGTTCGTTTTTTTAATTTTTACACCAGTATGATTAAGCGCTTTGATGCGCTAAAAGTATTACGTTGCTACGGCGAAGTACGTTACGGGCTTAACCGCTTAGAGATGAGCCACCCCGAAGTTCTCAACTTTGCCGATCAAAATGTTGAGTTAGAAGAGCGCATGACACCGATCTACTCCCTCACTGCCGGCATCACCCAAAAACAGATGCAAGCATTGATCAACAATCTACTCGAAGAGTTACAAGATGAACACTTCCCCGCATTCTTAGAAGAGAGAGAGACTAATCTAAAAGATGCACTCTACTTCCTGCATAAGCCACCCACAGATGTCAATATTGAGCGGTTAGAGAAGAAGCATTATCCCGTTCAAGAAATTCTTGCACTTGAAGAGATTGTCGCCCATCAAGTAGCGCTTAAAAAATCACGCAATCGCTTCTTCCAAGAGAGAGCAAATCCGATCTATCTCGATCCTGAGGCCCTTGATACCTTTAAAGGAAGCTTAGGCTTTACCTTAACGAATGCACAAGAGCGTGTTGTGAAAGAGATTGAAAATGATATCCAATCCCACTCTCCGATGATGCGTCTTGTGCAGGGCGATGTCGGCTCTGGTAAAACAGTTGTTGCTGCAAGCGCATTAATTCATGCGGCAAAGGCCGGATTTCAAGCGGTCTTTATGGCTCCGACAGAACTTCTCGCAGAGCAACATGCCATCAATCTAGAACGTTGGTTGACTCCACTAGGGATTAAAACAGCACTCTTAACAGGGAGATTAACGGAAAAACAGAAACGAGAACGTGTTGAAGAGATTGCGACAGGCCAAATTGATGTCATTATTGGCACACATGCCCTCTTTCAAGAGAGTGTCTCCTATCAAGCACTCAACCTCGTTGTGATCGATGAACAGCATCGATTTGGGGTTGAGCAACGTCTAATGCTACAAAAGAAAGCGCCTGAGGGTTTCACGCCTCATCAATTGATGATGACGGCAACACCTATTCCCCGAACATTAGCGATGACGCTCTACGCCGACCTTTCAAGCTCTGTGATTGATGAGTACCCACCGAACCGTATCCCGATCACTACCTCTGTCGTGAGTGATAAAGCTCGCGACAAAGTGATTGAGCGCGTTAAAAAACAGTGTGAAGAAGGGACTCAAGTCTATTGGGTCTGTACATTGATTGAAGAATCGGAGCAACTCCCGGCAAAAGCTGCAGAAATGGCATACGCTGATCTTTGCGAAAAATTGCCAAATCTTCGTATCGGCTTAATTCATGGACGCTTAAAGAGTGCTGAAAAAGAGGCGGTCATGAATGCTTTTAAAGCGCATGAACTCGATATTTTAGTGGCAACAACAGTCATTGAAGTGGGTGTCGATGTTCCCAATGCATCGATTATGGTGATTGAAAATGCCGAACGCCTTGGGCTCTCCCAACTCCACCAATTAAGAGGTCGCGTTGGTCGTGGATCAAAAGCCTCTTTCTGCCTCTTGATCTACTCTCCCCCACTCTCCCATATGACTCGAGAGCGGTTAGAGATTATGCAGCTAACCAATGATGGTTTTGAGATAGCAGAAAAAGACTTTGAACTTCGCGGCGCCGGCGATATTTTTGGCACACGTCAAACCGGAGAATTTCAATTTAAAATGGCCGATCTCTTTGAACATCAACATCTTATTGAGAAGGCGACCGCTATTGCCGATAACGTCATTAAAGATGATCAGCTCAGTCAAAAGTTGATCGATCGCTGGATTGGTGAGAGTAATGAATTTATCTGGAGTTAA
- a CDS encoding NAD-dependent succinate-semialdehyde dehydrogenase translates to MSEQLIVTNPATGETLAKVTIDSPESIETKLKVGYEAFKTFTKSSAYERAQLLNRWAELIIEDQENLAKIMTEENGKPLTESRGEVVYAASYLTWFAEEAKRLYGRTIPANSTNKRLLVTRQGVGLVAAITPWNFPAAMMTRKAGPALAAGCTFIVKPAEDTPLTMIRLVELAHKAGIPEDVVQIVNGRGADIGPLFTSSPYVRKITFTGSTPVGKQLIKESADTVKHVSMELGGHAPFIICEDADIDYVVTQAIASKFRNAGQTCVCANRFLVHEAVIDEFSEKFAQAAKALKVGNGLEEGVEVGPVINKKGFDKIVAQIEDAKAKGATVLAGGTTHFDDEKGFYFVNPTVLANVTLDMKIMQEETFGPVAPITSFKSDEEAVEIANSTPFGLAAYFFTDNYKRGIYFQENLDFGILGWNDGLPSTAQAPFGGMKESGIGSEGGSEGIEPYLQTKYLSIAGL, encoded by the coding sequence ATGAGCGAACAATTAATAGTCACAAACCCCGCTACGGGAGAAACTTTAGCAAAAGTAACCATCGATAGCCCTGAAAGTATCGAGACTAAACTCAAAGTGGGATATGAAGCGTTTAAAACATTTACTAAAAGTAGTGCTTATGAGCGAGCGCAACTACTCAATCGCTGGGCTGAGCTGATTATTGAAGATCAAGAAAATTTGGCCAAAATTATGACCGAAGAGAATGGTAAACCGCTCACTGAATCTCGTGGTGAAGTGGTTTATGCGGCAAGTTATCTCACTTGGTTTGCAGAAGAGGCAAAACGGCTCTATGGTCGTACAATTCCTGCTAATAGCACCAATAAACGACTTTTAGTCACGCGTCAGGGTGTTGGCTTAGTGGCGGCTATTACGCCATGGAACTTTCCAGCGGCAATGATGACACGAAAAGCGGGTCCTGCATTAGCGGCAGGCTGCACCTTCATTGTAAAACCGGCAGAAGATACCCCACTTACCATGATCCGTCTAGTCGAGCTTGCTCATAAAGCAGGGATTCCTGAAGATGTGGTTCAGATCGTCAATGGTAGAGGTGCCGATATTGGCCCACTCTTTACAAGTAGCCCTTATGTTAGAAAGATCACCTTTACTGGCTCAACACCTGTTGGAAAACAGTTAATTAAAGAGAGTGCAGATACCGTTAAACATGTCTCTATGGAATTAGGGGGACATGCCCCTTTTATTATCTGTGAAGATGCCGATATTGATTATGTGGTAACGCAAGCGATTGCTTCAAAATTCCGTAATGCAGGCCAGACCTGTGTCTGTGCTAATCGCTTTCTCGTCCATGAAGCTGTGATTGATGAGTTTAGTGAAAAATTTGCACAAGCCGCAAAAGCACTCAAAGTAGGAAATGGCTTAGAAGAGGGAGTTGAAGTTGGCCCTGTTATCAACAAAAAAGGGTTTGATAAGATTGTGGCACAAATTGAGGATGCGAAAGCAAAAGGAGCAACGGTACTTGCTGGTGGAACAACTCACTTTGATGATGAAAAAGGATTCTATTTTGTCAATCCAACAGTATTGGCCAATGTCACGCTAGATATGAAGATTATGCAGGAGGAGACTTTCGGGCCCGTAGCACCCATTACCTCCTTTAAAAGTGATGAAGAAGCCGTTGAGATCGCAAATAGCACTCCATTTGGTTTAGCCGCTTACTTCTTTACAGATAACTATAAACGCGGTATCTACTTCCAAGAGAACCTCGACTTTGGCATTCTAGGTTGGAATGATGGTCTCCCAAGCACCGCACAAGCGCCCTTTGGTGGTATGAAAGAGAGTGGTATTGGAAGTGAAGGTGGATCAGAAGGGATTGAGCCTTATCTTCAAACCAAATATCTGTCTATTGCCGGACTTTAA
- a CDS encoding helix-turn-helix domain-containing protein, producing MSKAAETFGDRLITLLKKKKLSQRKVSEALGISRTAVNKWTKGGMIDENNLDRLAQFLQVDKIWLKYGEYLSSEKEEPSLTLGRHINDFYLHESTEIVTWEWDIVTGEVFYSDNVEQVYGIPIRSNHDFLSLMNEESRDKMLLEYEKIIQQGGAHEIDFKIYQNGEYRWIRSRAAGIKGHNNKVTKIVGISLDNTERKRDEIALKQQKSFLSFLLKNQTALTVFMDCKGEVLVSNCNDKKISFLKIQSYLYQLAMEKETALKEICEKGSGVIEFQGKRLALQAGRDYADRLFLMLQTDSDEFC from the coding sequence ATGAGCAAAGCAGCAGAAACATTTGGCGATAGGCTAATTACACTTTTAAAAAAGAAGAAGTTGAGTCAACGCAAAGTCTCTGAAGCACTTGGAATATCTAGAACGGCAGTGAATAAATGGACAAAAGGAGGCATGATCGATGAGAACAATCTCGATCGATTAGCGCAATTTCTGCAGGTCGACAAGATATGGCTTAAGTATGGGGAGTATCTAAGTTCTGAAAAAGAGGAACCCTCCTTAACGTTAGGGCGACATATCAATGACTTTTATCTCCATGAATCAACAGAAATAGTGACTTGGGAGTGGGATATTGTTACTGGTGAAGTATTCTATTCAGATAATGTAGAACAGGTCTATGGAATCCCGATTAGAAGTAATCATGACTTTCTATCATTAATGAATGAGGAATCACGGGATAAAATGCTCTTAGAGTATGAAAAAATTATTCAGCAGGGGGGCGCTCATGAGATCGATTTTAAGATATATCAAAATGGTGAGTATCGCTGGATCCGTTCTCGAGCCGCAGGAATTAAAGGGCACAATAATAAAGTTACAAAAATAGTTGGGATTAGTCTTGATAATACCGAGCGGAAAAGAGATGAGATAGCACTTAAACAACAGAAGAGCTTTTTGAGTTTTTTACTGAAAAATCAGACAGCGCTCACGGTATTTATGGATTGTAAAGGAGAGGTGTTAGTGAGTAACTGTAATGATAAGAAGATCAGCTTTCTTAAGATACAATCTTACCTCTATCAATTAGCGATGGAGAAGGAGACGGCTTTAAAAGAGATTTGTGAAAAGGGAAGTGGCGTTATTGAGTTTCAGGGAAAACGATTGGCATTACAAGCAGGTCGAGATTATGCCGATCGTCTCTTTTTAATGTTACAGACAGATTCAGATGAATTCTGTTAA
- a CDS encoding tartrate dehydrogenase has protein sequence MVKRFKVAVLAGDGIGKEVMPEGLKVLKSVIQKYHLNITFEVFDWANCDYYAENGTMMPADWFETLSSFDAIYYGAVGWPELVPDHISLWGSLLQFRRRFDQYVNLRPVRLFPGVTSPLAGKKPGDIDFYVIRENTEGEYSAIGGKVYEGTEHEFVLQESVFSKRGVDRILRYAFEFAQKRERKILTSATKSNGLAISMPYWDERVEDIAKEYPDIQWDKQHIDILCARFVMRPEQFDVVVASNLFGDILSDLGPACTGTMGLAPSANINPERTYPSLFEPVHGSAPDIYGKNIANPIAMIWSGAMMLNFFGELEGCESYREAHDHILHAIEKVLAEGPYTKDMGGAETTEAMGDAIVKLIEAR, from the coding sequence ATGGTAAAGAGATTTAAAGTAGCGGTTTTAGCTGGTGATGGCATTGGTAAAGAGGTGATGCCGGAAGGGCTTAAAGTATTAAAAAGTGTTATCCAGAAATATCACCTTAATATTACATTTGAGGTTTTTGATTGGGCCAATTGTGACTATTATGCTGAAAATGGCACTATGATGCCGGCAGATTGGTTTGAGACTTTAAGTTCATTTGATGCAATCTATTATGGTGCTGTAGGATGGCCTGAATTAGTACCTGACCATATCTCTTTATGGGGATCACTATTACAATTTCGAAGACGTTTTGACCAATATGTTAATTTGCGTCCTGTTAGATTATTTCCGGGAGTCACCTCTCCTTTAGCAGGAAAGAAGCCGGGAGATATCGATTTTTATGTTATTAGAGAGAATACGGAAGGTGAGTATTCTGCTATTGGTGGAAAGGTATATGAAGGGACGGAACATGAGTTTGTATTGCAAGAGTCAGTATTTAGTAAGCGAGGGGTCGATCGCATTTTGCGTTACGCTTTTGAGTTTGCCCAAAAAAGAGAGCGTAAAATTTTAACAAGTGCAACAAAATCGAATGGATTAGCAATTAGCATGCCTTATTGGGATGAGCGGGTTGAGGATATTGCAAAAGAGTATCCTGATATTCAATGGGATAAGCAACATATCGATATTCTCTGTGCCCGATTTGTAATGCGTCCTGAGCAGTTTGATGTGGTGGTTGCGTCCAATCTATTTGGAGATATTTTGTCAGACTTAGGTCCTGCTTGTACAGGAACGATGGGGTTAGCGCCATCTGCCAATATCAATCCTGAAAGAACCTACCCATCTCTTTTTGAGCCTGTACATGGTTCAGCCCCCGATATTTATGGAAAAAATATTGCCAATCCTATTGCGATGATCTGGTCTGGGGCGATGATGCTCAACTTTTTTGGAGAGTTAGAGGGATGTGAGTCTTATCGAGAAGCACATGATCATATCTTGCACGCCATTGAAAAAGTTTTAGCTGAAGGACCGTACACGAAAGATATGGGAGGAGCGGAGACGACTGAGGCAATGGGAGATGCTATTGTGAAGTTGATAGAAGCACGCTAA